The region CCTCCACGACCTCCTCGGCGACCACGCCGTAGTGGACGGTCTTCGTCAGGTCGTCGTCGGCCGCCGCGGGGCGGGTGTCCAGGCCGAGGACGAGGTCCACGATGAAGGTCTGGCCCTCTTCGCGTTCCCTGGGGAACACGCCGTGGTGCCCACGGGCCTTGAGGCCGCGCAGCGCGACACGATCCACGCGAATCACTCCTGCTGTTCGTAGTCATCGGGGGTCCGTGCCGTATGCGGGCGGCACATCACCTGAGAACCGAATCTACCTGCGAGCACTGACAGACCCCGCCCGCGGGTGTCGCGGGAGGGGTGCCTCCGGTCGATTCTCCGGTGCCTCTACCCACTGGTCGTGGGGATTCGCCGTCCCCCAGGAGGAGGAATCGAAGGGAAGCCGCGTCAGTCGTCGTCCTCGTCGCCGTCGGCGAGGACGGGCGAGCCGTGATGCGCCCAGAGCCGCCAGCCGTCCGGGGTGCGCCGGAAGGCGTTGGTGGCGACGACCAACTGACCCACCAGCGGGCCCAGTTCGCCGCTCTCCTCGTCGGCGGGGCCGCCGCTGAGGATGTTCTCGGTGCAGGTCACCAGGGCGGTGTCGCCCATCACGGAGACCTTCACGTCGGTCAGGAAGAACTGGATGTAGTCCGTGTGCGCCATGATCAGCGCGTACGAGCGCAGCACCTCGCCGCGTCCCGCGAGCACCGGCCAGCCGGGGTGCACGCAGGAGA is a window of Streptomyces sp. NBC_00237 DNA encoding:
- a CDS encoding nuclear transport factor 2 family protein, producing the protein MTPRGTDAEQVELANTAFYEFLERGDFEELSALWLDDEISCVHPGWPVLAGRGEVLRSYALIMAHTDYIQFFLTDVKVSVMGDTALVTCTENILSGGPADEESGELGPLVGQLVVATNAFRRTPDGWRLWAHHGSPVLADGDEDDD
- the folB gene encoding dihydroneopterin aldolase, producing MDRVALRGLKARGHHGVFPREREEGQTFIVDLVLGLDTRPAAADDDLTKTVHYGVVAEEVVEVVQGEPVNLIETLAERIAQQCLKHDGVDQVEVTVHKPDAPITVPFDDVTITITRSRV